The proteins below are encoded in one region of Populus alba chromosome 2, ASM523922v2, whole genome shotgun sequence:
- the LOC118057833 gene encoding late embryogenesis abundant protein Lea14-A — protein sequence MSQLLGKAKHFVAEKVVNVKTPEATITDMNLESVHPDSIDYGAKVSVKNPYGTTIPICEISYAFKSGGRMIASGTVPDPGSLKGDDTTILDVPMKVPHSVLVSLVKDVVGDGDIDYELVLGLTIDLPIFGNFTIPLTRKGELKLPTLSDMF from the exons ATGTCGCAGTTGCTAGGCAAGGCCAAACACTTTGTGGCAGAGAAGGTGGTTAATGTCAAGACCCCAGAGGCTACCATCACCGACATGAATCTGGAAAGCGTGCACCCTGACAGCATAGACTATGGTGCCAAGGTGTCTGTCAAGAACCCATATGGAACTACGATCCCTATTTGCGAGATCTCCTACGCTTTCAAGAGCGGTGGCAG GATGATTGCATCAGGGACAGTGCCAGACCCTGGCTCGTTGAAAGGGGACGACACCACGATCTTAGACGTGCCGATGAAGGTGCCACACAGTGTGCTTGTGAGCCTGGTGAAGGACGTTGTTGGAGACGGTGATATAGACTATGAGTTGGTGCTGGGTCTCACAATTGATCTTCCTATCTTTGGCAATTTCACCATTCCTCTGACCAGGAAGGGTGAACTCAAGCTGCCTACCCTCTCTGATATGTTTTAA
- the LOC118057824 gene encoding late embryogenesis abundant protein At1g64065 encodes MAKREQVRPLAPAAERRCSDEEGASKHHKKRSRKCVKYCVLVTAILVILVTAIIVLRFTVFRVKGPVIKMNGVTITKLELSNGTTPKPGVNITLIADVSVKNPNVASFKYFNTTTTLYYDRQIVGEARNGPGHARARRTMRMNVTVDIIPDRMMANPNLNADMSSGILSMTTYTRVPGRMKIAIVKRNIVVKMNCSITLNITSQQIQTQKCKRKVDF; translated from the coding sequence ATGGCGAAACGCGAGCAGGTAAGACCACTGGCCCCGGCTGCGGAGCGCCGATGCAGCGACGAAGAAGGGGCTTCTAAACACCATAAGAAACGAAGCAGAAAATGCGTCAAATACTGTGTGCTCGTCACAGCCATACTTGTCATTCTAGTCACAGCGATCATAGTTTTACGTTTCACTGTCTTTCGTGTCAAAGGCCCTGTCATCAAGATGAACGGTGTCACGATCACTAAGTTGGAGCTAAGCAACGGCACAACTCCGAAGCCGGGGGTGAACATAACCCTAATTGCAGATGTATCAGTTAAAAATCCCAACGTAGCATCATTCAAGTATTTCAACACCACCACAACCCTCTACTACGACAGGCAGATAGTTGGGGAGGCCAGAAACGGACCGGGCCATGCTAGGGCCAGACGGACCATGAGGATGAATGTTACTGTGGATATCATCCCAGACAGGATGATGGCAAACCCAAATCTGAACGCTGATATGAGCTCTGGGATATTGTCCATGACCACCTACACAAGGGTTCCAGGGAGGATGAAAATAGCGATTGTCAAGAGGAATATTGTTGTGAAAATGAACTGCAGCATCACACTTAATATTACGAGTCAGCAAATTCAGACACAGAAGTGCAAGCGGAAAGTTGATTTTTAG